A window of Oryza glaberrima chromosome 2, OglaRS2, whole genome shotgun sequence genomic DNA:
GGACCTTGGCCTTTCTTGAAGGAGGATGAGTTCATCCTGGACAACAAAGCAGAATAAGGTGTTTGAGAGGGCGCTGGCAATATATGACAGGGATACGCCAGATCGCTGGCAGAATGTGGCACGGGCAGTTGGTGGTGGAAAGTCAGTTGATGATGTGAAGAGGCACTATGAAAAGCTGATCAAGGACGTGGATCGCATTGACTCTACAGGAGGCCATCAAGGATCCCATTACAACAGCTCCAatgctagcagcagcagcagcagcagcagcaactctCGGGGCAGTGCCAATGAGGACCAGAGGTAATTTGGTGGCTCATCACTCTCTTCATGATCGTTCCATATATGCACCATCATTACCCTGTACATCCTCTTCTTATGAAGTTATTTACACAGGCCATGACTCATGAGTATATGTTTACTTGAGCTAGAGGCTTTTGTTCATTTTATTGTTTCTAGCTTACTATATTCTGCTGTCCACCTTGATTATCTTTTCCCTTCTAATCTGCAACATGTTTTTATTGCTTGTTCTGCTTTGTTCCGTTAGCTAGCATTTCTAGTTATTTTGCTTGTGTGTGTGGACACAACCTTTGGTTATCCTTACCATGTGATTTCCACAAAGTAAGGCTAACAATTGTTCTTAGGATTTAGCTGGAGGCGACTTGTTTCTCAAGTCGTGCCATTAGTTTGTTAATTAGACATTCTTATGAAAACTTGAAATTTTACTAGCTCTTCAAAGTGCCTTTTTTTTGGCCTTATCTAAACTACAATTGTCGTATCTCTTTATTACAATTACTGGTAACAAGTTGTGCTATTTTCTTCCTGTTTTTTGCTCTATGTTTGTTGGGACTTTATTTCAATGAGAAAAGACATTATTTCCTTTTGCCATCCCTTGTCTAATTGTCAATTACATGCTTTGTTTGGCAACATGCAAATTTAACTAGATGGAAATATTCTGTACGGGAAACTGCAGGCAATATGCAAATTCAACATCATCTGCCCATCTGATCTAATTTGGTTTCGATTCTAAATTCTTTAATCTGGGGAAAGATATGGAGATAATCTAGTAGTCCTAGCTAGTTCCTAGCTATTAAACATAACTCGGCCATTCAATTATTTGTTGAAGAGATGAGTGTGCACTCTGCTGGAAGGATAAGTAGGCCAGGACTCATAACTACATATTGTAAGGCCCTAGTCTCGTGGCCCAGAAAATCGTTTATGCAAGTGAACAATTGGCATTCTTTCTATCAGTATGTCTGCACTGCTTCACACTTGCTTTTTAATTTGATTACTCTAGTTGTGTGCGTCTGTGAGAAAATAGACAGGCAAAGGCGCCAAGAATTGTATCCATCTTTTTGGAACCTGCCTTTGGATTCCTCTCCAGAAAGAGAAAGGCCCCATGAGAATGGAACCTAGCACAGCATTAAGCAACCATATGCATCTTTTACCGAAGAGTTG
This region includes:
- the LOC127763459 gene encoding protein RADIALIS-like 3 isoform X2, whose product is MSSSWTTKQNKVFERALAIYDRDTPDRWQNVARAVGGGKSVDDVKRHYEKLIKDVDRIDSTGGHQGSHYNSSNASSSSSSSSNSRGSANEDQRRRYHNFQ
- the LOC127763459 gene encoding protein RADIALIS-like 3 isoform X1, which produces MGWPRAWLLARGFRGFRSRRPLEVTVRDTPDRWQNVARAVGGGKSVDDVKRHYEKLIKDVDRIDSTGGHQGSHYNSSNASSSSSSSSNSRGSANEDQRRRYHNFQ